The sequence TTGGCCCTGCTCGGGCCGCCCGCCGATCGGCAGTTTCGCGAGCGTCTGGGTGGCGGCAGCGACGTCGCGGCGTTTGCGGACTATGGTGAAGCTTGGTTTCGGTGGTTCCTTCGTCTGTCGGATCTGGCGATCGGCTGGGCCGATGACGAGACGAAACCGAAGCTCAGGCGGGTGGTTCTGGCGGTGATGGCGGGGATGCCGGAGGCGATGATGGGCGAGCACCTGGTCTCAACCCAGCCGACCGCCACGGCCCCGCAGACTCAACCGTCGGTTCGTCAGCGATTTCTCGATCATCTGGTTTCGCAGGCGGAAGTTCTTGCCCCCCAAAGCGCTCTGCTGGCCTACCTGAGGGCCGATCAGCTCCTGACCGGTGCGGTGGCCGGCAAGCCCGCCGTCGCCGAGCCGGCCCCGGTTCGCCCGACCGAACAGATGGAACGGCTCTACGGACTTGCTCCGCAGGTTGACCCGGTACAGGTTGCGCGGCGGATCGACGAGGTGTTAGGGCAGATGAGGGATGGGGAGAGTCTCTTTGACGGGTATCGGCGTGAGTTGCTGGTCAAAGGGGCGCAGTACCGGTGGCCCAACAGCCCAATGCCGCTGGCGTTCGCCCGGTGGCGGGACCATTCGACGTTGCTGCTTTCCTCGCTGCCGCGGCAGATGGTGTTTCGTCTGTGTTTTTTGGGTGACCGGCTTGGTGAGATGGGAGAGTCGCAATCGGCGCTGGCGATCTATGAACACGCGTATCGGATCGCGTGGGGGCTGACGTCCGGTCGACATGATGGTTCGGCGGTGAGCTTCGCCGTTGGAATCGGCGGCGTTTCGCTTTTGGCCGACCACCTGGTTGAGTTCTGGTGCGCCCGCGGCGATGTTGGAAAGGCCATGGCGGCGAGAGAGTTCGATGAGCAGGTCGATTGGACTTGCCGGATTTACCAGCGGGAGATCGAGCGGAACGCGATGGACCCGTTGGGCGTCGATCAGGCGGGTTACGTGGCGTACGTGCGGGCGGCGGGATTGACGTGGTGGCTCGGGCTGACCGGATTGCTGCTGGCGGCGGTCTCGCTGGTTTCGGCGGGCATTCACCTGGTGTTGCTCCGCGAGCGGTGGATGGTGAGCGTGGAGTTGGGCGTGCCGCCGAGCATGCTGTATCTGGCCACGGCGCTGCCGGCGTTTTTGATGATCTGGCTGGTGATGGTGATGCCGTTTTCGATCGACCGGTTGATTGAGGCGGGGCTGATCATGGGTTGGGCGTGCCTCTGGTCGTCGGCGATCGTGGTTGTGCTGGGATTGGTGTCGCGGTGGTCGGCGTTCCATGCGTCGGAGGTGCGGGCGAGCCCGGCTGGATGGATCTGGCTGGTGGCGGCGCTGGCGATTTTGTTGTCGTGCGTTCTGGCCGGCGTGATGGAGCCGAAACGGATGAGCACCACGGCGTTCGCCCTCAGCGCGGCGGCCCTGACGACGGGCCTGCTGGTCTGGCTGCTGGGCACGCTGATCGCGTGGGTTTTCAGGAGCGGCCGGACCTTCGAGCGCCATCGCTATCGTGCGGCGACCACCAAGGCCTTTTCGGTGTGCACGATGGCCGGAGCGGCGTTGTTCCTGGCGCTGGCGCTTGGCTCGATGCCGCTGGCGGCGTGGCAGCAGAACCGCTACTATCGCGAGGCGTCCGAGGCGATGGATCGGGGAGTTGAGCGGTATTTTCCGTCAGGACTGCCGGCGGAGCCGCTGGAGTCGCGGGTGTTCCGCGCCAACACCACCGCCGCTCCGACCAACAGGTAACCCGTTGACGGCTCGGAAAACGGCCGGGCATCACAGCGGTTCTTCCGGGTTTTGCCCGCCCACTTCGATTCGGCCGGACGGCTACTTCTGCTCCCTCTGGTACCATCGAGGAATCGGGGCGTCCTTGACGGCCTTGACCGTTAAGGTGTTTTCGGCGACCAGCCCCGTGGCGTACAGGGTGTAGACGGCCCCGGACTCGAATGTCGCACCCGGCAGCGTCAGGACCACGTTGTCGGTTCCCGCGGCATTGACCACCAGCGTGTACGTTCCCGGCTCGATCGACAGGTACCCGCTCTGTTCGCGGAACGAGACGTTTCTGAACAGCACCGCCCCGTCCGCCCTTGCGATGTCCACGCCGGGTGCGTCCGGCGAGCCGTGGTAGAAGCGGATGGTCGTTCTGGCGTCGTCCGGGTGCGTTTTGTCGGTCAGGACCGACGCGGCCAGATTGTTCAACTTCATCTGCCCGGTTACCGCCACGGTGTACGCGTTCTTGCCCTCCAGGACAATGTCGTTCCGGAGCAACACCGGCTGGGCCTGGCCAGCGGGCGTGATCTTCAGCTCGTGTTCGCCTTCGGTCACGCCGATCCGCTTGCTGACGTTCTTGTAGATCACATCCTGCAAGGCCCGATCCCCGTCAAGCCAGACGTCAACTCCGGGCGCATCGGGCGACAGGTGGGCCACCCGGACCAACGACTCGGCGCAGCCGCAGACGCCCAACACGGCCGCTGCGCACAGAAAGACAAGGGTTTTCTTCATAGCAGTGCCTCCCGAGGAAACGATGTCAAACGCCGACGGACACTCGTCCCCGAGTGTCCGCGCGGCCACCTTGCCGGTCCGGAGTCCGTTCCACCGCCTTCGGCGTGCGGATGGCTCGGCGGTCGGCTTCGGCTAGCGTTCCGCCGGCCGAGGCTCGACGCGATGGATTTCGTGGGTGTGTCCGATCAGCCCGAAGAAGCTGATGGCGTACAACCCGGCCAGCCCGACGAGGATGTAGACGATCCGCTCGATCACCGGAACCTCGCCGAAGATGGCGGCGACCAGGTTGAACTCGAACAACCCGACCAACCCCCAGTTGATGGCCCCGATAATCACGAGGATCAACGCAATGGCATTGAGCACTTTCATGGTACGTCCCCCTAAGAATGTGTTGTCGTTGAATACTAATCAGCCGGATGGCTAACTGTCAAGTTTTTTCTCGGTGGGACCGGCCTGGCGCGCCCGGCACCGCGCGGGCTGCGCGGCGCATCATCGTGGCGCTCATGCAGATGGGGAGTCTGGTTCATTGCGAAGCGGCGGCCAGATTTGCGGTTGATGCAACTCAAGGCGTCGGGCGATGGGACGATCGACGGCAGTTTCTCATGCGGCCCAGAGGTTTGCGTGTTCGCCGGTTTTGTCGAGCCTGTGGCGCAAGCCCATTCTCTTCGGCGACGGCGTTCCAACGTACGGGCGGAGCTACCGGTCGGGATCCTGCTTCGGTTCAGCGGGCTGCGTGGCCGGGTGGTCGGACTCCTTGAGCAACAGACCGGGAATGCAGCGGGTCTTGTCCTTGGACCAGAGCACGAGCCCGCCTTGTTCGCAGAGCTCCGATCCCGGCGGAGCGAAGAACGTCAGTTCGTCGTTGTTCCGCCAGACCGGATACGTCCGCAGGCGATCGCTCGTCTCCTTCCCCTCGATCCGCGTCGGCTGGACGATCTGGAGCTCGCCGGCGGCCACGGTCAGCACGGCGATGCGGCCGTCTTCATCGGCGAGGGCCGCCCGCGTCCCGTCCGGGCTCGGCGCGAACCACGGCAGCATGTCGAACTCCTCAGCCGCCTGCCGGGGCAGGATGCGCATCAGGCCGGGATATTTACCGGGATGCATGGCGAACAGGGACGGTTTCTGCGGCATGTCCTTGGCAACCGTGGGCAGCGTGACCTCACCCGACGAGAACAGCAGTTGCCCGTCGGGCAGGACGCGCACGGCTTGGAGGGCGTTGAGCAGCAGGCCGGCCATCGGTTCGGGATTTCCGTCC comes from Phycisphaerae bacterium and encodes:
- a CDS encoding DUF378 domain-containing protein — encoded protein: MKVLNAIALILVIIGAINWGLVGLFEFNLVAAIFGEVPVIERIVYILVGLAGLYAISFFGLIGHTHEIHRVEPRPAER
- a CDS encoding DUF4397 domain-containing protein, whose protein sequence is MKKTLVFLCAAAVLGVCGCAESLVRVAHLSPDAPGVDVWLDGDRALQDVIYKNVSKRIGVTEGEHELKITPAGQAQPVLLRNDIVLEGKNAYTVAVTGQMKLNNLAASVLTDKTHPDDARTTIRFYHGSPDAPGVDIARADGAVLFRNVSFREQSGYLSIEPGTYTLVVNAAGTDNVVLTLPGATFESGAVYTLYATGLVAENTLTVKAVKDAPIPRWYQREQK